One genomic region from Candidatus Equadaptatus faecalis encodes:
- a CDS encoding DNA-binding transcriptional regulator, whose protein sequence is MAANWKNEFTDQLCDCIAAIETREEAYRFLEDVATYAEIEAFAQRLQVASLLLKKMSYPKIVQQTGASTATISRVKKFVEYGTDGYQDVLKKLADKK, encoded by the coding sequence ATGGCAGCCAACTGGAAAAATGAGTTCACCGATCAGCTTTGCGACTGCATAGCGGCTATAGAAACACGCGAGGAAGCGTACAGGTTCCTTGAAGACGTGGCAACCTATGCCGAAATAGAGGCTTTTGCCCAGAGGCTGCAGGTTGCAAGTCTGCTTCTCAAAAAGATGTCATACCCGAAGATTGTCCAGCAGACAGGGGCAAGCACCGCAACAATCAGCCGCGTGAAAAAATTTGTAGAGTACGGCACTGACGGATATCAGGACGTTTTGAAAAAACTCGCGGACAAAAAATAA
- a CDS encoding fumarate hydratase: MNKIYEVKAEEIKSLAVSLLLKANIQLSEGMKQLVRNAREAEKMPLAREILADLAKNAELAEEKQLPMCQDCGLAVIFAEIGQDVHITGGDITETLNEAVKEAYEKGFLRKSVDLDPLFNRENSGDNTPAVIHCSIVPGSSVKITVSPKGMGSENMSRLFMLKPSDGVEGVLNAVTETVEKAGANPCPPIVLGIGIGGNFETVALAAKKALLSTEGKRNTDERYAALEKEIISRCNKLGIGAAGYGGTVTVLDAHVIALPTHIAGLPVAVNVCCHALRHAEGTIEGRAVEVSCNA; encoded by the coding sequence ATGAACAAAATTTATGAAGTAAAAGCCGAAGAAATAAAAAGCCTTGCCGTTTCGCTGCTGCTGAAAGCCAATATACAGCTGTCAGAAGGAATGAAACAGCTTGTTCGCAATGCGCGGGAAGCTGAAAAAATGCCGCTTGCCAGAGAAATTCTTGCGGATTTGGCGAAAAACGCAGAGCTTGCGGAAGAAAAGCAGCTTCCGATGTGTCAGGACTGCGGACTTGCCGTAATATTTGCCGAAATAGGGCAGGACGTGCATATCACCGGCGGCGATATTACGGAAACCTTAAACGAAGCCGTGAAAGAAGCTTACGAAAAAGGGTTCTTGCGCAAATCGGTTGACCTTGACCCGCTGTTTAACAGGGAGAACAGCGGAGACAACACGCCTGCCGTGATACATTGCAGCATTGTCCCGGGCAGTTCCGTAAAAATAACAGTCAGCCCCAAAGGTATGGGCAGCGAAAATATGAGCCGTCTGTTTATGCTTAAACCGTCCGACGGCGTAGAGGGAGTATTGAACGCCGTCACCGAAACCGTTGAAAAAGCGGGCGCAAATCCCTGTCCTCCGATAGTTCTTGGCATAGGAATAGGCGGAAACTTTGAAACTGTTGCTCTTGCCGCAAAAAAAGCCTTGCTCAGCACCGAAGGAAAACGCAATACAGACGAACGTTACGCGGCGCTTGAAAAAGAAATAATCAGCCGCTGCAACAAACTCGGAATAGGCGCGGCAGGTTACGGCGGAACGGTTACGGTGCTTGACGCCCACGTTATCGCCTTACCGACGCATATAGCGGGTCTGCCTGTTGCCGTCAACGTATGCTGCCATGCTCTCCGCCATGCGGAAGGAACAATAGAGGGCAGAGCGGTGGAGGTATCCTGCAATGCTTAA
- a CDS encoding fumarate hydratase C-terminal domain-containing protein, which produces MLKEIFLPLDDTAVLELHAGDKILLTGEIYVARDAAHERIVSAIKNGGKPPFEIAEAAVYYAGPAPVKPGEIIGVIGPTTAGRMDAYTPFLLERGLRVMIGKGKRSAEVIEAMKKRKAVYLGAAGGAAVLLQSSVTEAETIAWPELGPEAVLRLKIKQMPLVVVIDCEGNSLYETGQAAAKKLIAETER; this is translated from the coding sequence ATGCTTAAAGAAATATTTCTGCCTCTTGACGATACTGCTGTTTTGGAACTGCACGCCGGAGACAAAATTCTGCTTACGGGAGAAATTTACGTTGCAAGGGATGCCGCGCACGAACGCATTGTCTCGGCGATAAAAAACGGCGGAAAACCTCCCTTTGAGATAGCGGAAGCGGCAGTATATTACGCCGGTCCAGCGCCTGTAAAGCCCGGGGAAATAATCGGGGTAATAGGACCTACGACCGCCGGAAGAATGGACGCTTACACGCCGTTTCTTCTTGAACGCGGTCTGCGTGTTATGATAGGCAAAGGCAAACGTTCTGCCGAAGTTATTGAAGCCATGAAAAAACGCAAGGCAGTGTATCTTGGGGCAGCAGGCGGGGCAGCCGTTCTGCTTCAAAGTTCCGTGACGGAAGCCGAAACGATTGCGTGGCCTGAACTGGGGCCTGAAGCCGTATTGAGACTAAAAATTAAGCAGATGCCGCTTGTGGTGGTTATAGACTGTGAAGGAAACAGCCTGTACGAAACAGGACAGGCTGCGGCAAAAAAGTTAATCGCTGAAACCGAGAGGTAG
- a CDS encoding lysophospholipid acyltransferase family protein yields MARKQPLIWGAIQIVKKIIYALPHKQACALGGWIGLLVAFFSKKRVAAAEKRCAKALGVSAEEAARIVRASYRHFGTAAVEFMRQPIMLDKLDGLVRVHGEKNLDDALACGKGVMFITAHLGNWEYAASLFAKHGYPINGLVAEQRDERITALIEEIRVASKVKVLYKNSDLKKMMQLLRRGELIAVPIDQDARDKGILSPFLGIPASTPTGVAKLADKFDCKVVAGFCVKAEDGIYDFYLLPALESEDGKRFGEDVQKSIDSCNEVISEWIRKYPEQWMWLYPRWESVEEGQIK; encoded by the coding sequence ATGGCACGAAAACAGCCCTTGATATGGGGCGCTATTCAAATCGTGAAAAAAATTATTTACGCCCTGCCGCACAAACAGGCATGCGCTCTTGGCGGTTGGATTGGTCTGCTTGTGGCGTTCTTTTCAAAAAAACGCGTCGCGGCAGCCGAAAAACGCTGCGCAAAAGCTCTGGGTGTCAGCGCGGAAGAAGCAGCGAGAATTGTCAGGGCATCCTACAGGCATTTTGGCACGGCAGCCGTTGAATTTATGCGGCAGCCGATAATGCTTGACAAACTTGACGGGCTTGTGCGCGTTCACGGCGAGAAAAACCTTGACGATGCCCTTGCCTGCGGCAAAGGCGTAATGTTTATAACCGCGCATTTGGGCAACTGGGAATATGCCGCGTCGCTGTTTGCAAAACACGGCTATCCTATCAACGGACTCGTTGCGGAACAGCGTGACGAAAGAATTACGGCTCTCATTGAAGAAATACGCGTCGCCAGCAAAGTAAAAGTCCTTTACAAAAATTCCGACCTGAAAAAAATGATGCAGCTCCTCCGCAGGGGCGAACTGATTGCTGTGCCTATAGACCAGGACGCAAGAGACAAAGGAATACTGTCGCCGTTTCTCGGCATTCCGGCAAGCACCCCGACAGGGGTCGCCAAGCTGGCTGACAAATTTGACTGTAAAGTTGTTGCCGGTTTCTGCGTGAAAGCTGAAGACGGAATTTACGATTTTTACCTGCTTCCCGCGTTGGAAAGCGAAGACGGAAAACGCTTCGGCGAGGATGTTCAGAAAAGCATAGACAGCTGCAACGAAGTTATCTCCGAATGGATAAGAAAATATCCTGAGCAGTGGATGTGGCTCTATCCGCGCTGGGAATCGGTCGAAGAAGGGCAGATAAAATGA
- a CDS encoding endonuclease, whose product MKCAADPGKFKTGFVLTENDGNLIFSAVIPAEKHSEFVSAVETGNYALLEKWCREGRLPEKIEVNEILLGSGTTHKELEKMLKDKIPVRIVDEYGTTLEGRKLYWKLHPPKGLLKLFPTSLRTPPRDIDDLAAWAIILKSLAE is encoded by the coding sequence ATGAAGTGTGCTGCTGACCCGGGAAAATTCAAAACGGGCTTTGTACTGACGGAGAACGACGGAAATCTGATTTTTTCCGCCGTTATTCCCGCTGAAAAACATTCTGAATTTGTCAGTGCAGTTGAAACGGGAAATTATGCGCTGCTTGAAAAATGGTGCCGTGAAGGCAGACTGCCCGAGAAAATTGAAGTGAACGAAATCCTGCTCGGAAGCGGAACAACGCATAAAGAACTTGAAAAAATGCTGAAAGACAAAATCCCCGTGCGGATTGTTGACGAATACGGCACCACGCTTGAAGGCAGAAAATTGTACTGGAAACTGCACCCGCCCAAGGGCTTGCTGAAACTGTTCCCGACCTCGCTGCGGACTCCGCCGCGCGATATTGATGACCTTGCCGCATGGGCAATTATACTGAAAAGTCTGGCAGAATAA
- a CDS encoding sodium ion-translocating decarboxylase subunit beta, giving the protein MEIYLSALRGIIEQSGLAGLTQGNAVMLAVAFVLLYLAIVKDFEPLLLIPISFGCILVNLPLSGIIDEGGFLYYVKIGLDHEIYPILIFMGIGALTDFGPLLANPITFLLGAAAQLGVFVALVGAVCMGFSLPAAASIGIIGGADGPIAFYICQRLCRDILPAVAVAAYSYMSLVPLIQPPVIKLLTTKEDRGIKMEQLQPVSKTERILFPILSTVVCGLILPAAVPLIGILMFGNLLRESGATERLSQATQNEILNATTIFLGISVGATMQAESFLRMDTLKIIALGLVAFVFSTAGGVLFGQLLKVLSGRKINPVIGAAGVSAVPMAARVCQKVVQQEYPGSYVLMHAMGPNVAGVIGTTIAGGAMITLLMH; this is encoded by the coding sequence ATGGAAATATATCTTTCCGCGCTGCGCGGAATAATCGAACAGTCAGGCTTGGCGGGACTTACGCAGGGCAATGCGGTAATGCTTGCCGTTGCTTTTGTTCTGCTCTACCTTGCGATAGTAAAAGATTTTGAGCCGCTGCTTCTCATCCCGATTTCTTTCGGCTGTATTCTCGTCAACCTTCCGCTTTCCGGAATAATTGACGAAGGCGGTTTCCTTTACTACGTTAAAATAGGACTTGACCATGAAATATATCCTATTCTGATTTTCATGGGTATCGGCGCGCTTACGGATTTTGGTCCCCTGCTTGCCAACCCGATTACTTTCCTGCTCGGAGCGGCTGCACAGCTCGGCGTGTTTGTGGCGCTTGTCGGTGCCGTGTGCATGGGATTTTCGCTTCCGGCAGCGGCGAGTATAGGCATAATCGGAGGCGCCGATGGTCCTATCGCTTTCTATATATGCCAGCGTCTTTGCAGGGATATACTGCCGGCGGTCGCTGTTGCGGCTTACAGCTACATGTCGCTTGTTCCGCTTATTCAGCCGCCCGTGATAAAGCTTCTTACGACCAAAGAAGACCGCGGAATTAAAATGGAACAGCTCCAGCCTGTTTCAAAAACAGAAAGAATACTGTTCCCGATACTTTCAACCGTTGTCTGCGGACTGATACTTCCTGCGGCGGTTCCTCTTATCGGAATACTTATGTTCGGAAATCTGCTGCGTGAAAGCGGGGCAACCGAACGTCTCAGCCAGGCGACACAGAACGAGATTTTGAACGCGACCACGATTTTCCTCGGAATTTCTGTCGGCGCGACAATGCAGGCGGAATCCTTCCTCAGAATGGATACGCTCAAAATTATTGCGCTCGGTCTTGTCGCGTTTGTTTTCAGCACTGCGGGCGGTGTTCTGTTCGGACAGCTGCTCAAGGTGCTGTCGGGAAGGAAAATCAACCCCGTTATCGGCGCCGCCGGCGTTTCAGCAGTTCCGATGGCTGCCCGAGTCTGTCAGAAGGTCGTTCAGCAGGAATACCCTGGTTCATACGTCCTCATGCACGCTATGGGACCCAACGTCGCCGGCGTTATAGGAACGACCATAGCCGGAGGGGCAATGATCACCCTCCTTATGCACTAA